The Leptidea sinapis chromosome 6, ilLepSina1.1, whole genome shotgun sequence genome segment CTAACATTTCATCTAATTCGCTTTCGATTTCTTTCTTAATGACCGGAGAAAAAACATACTGTTTCTGATATATTGGTTTACTGTTCCCTGTATCTATAGTGTGCTTAATAATTTTAGTTCTACCTAAACCTGTACCTATACATTTCCGTATTTCTTCAATAATATCAGTTAGTTGTTGTTGTTGACTTTCATCTAAATCTTCTTTACTTGTTAAATGCGTTGCTTTATCTTCAATGTTGTTGACTTCTGATAATTCTTTTACCAACACTCCTTTaaatttaaaggaaatttcaaaaatgtcaaaaaagtcTTTACCTAATATCAATTTCTGTGACAAATTAGGCATAAGAAGCATAGTGATATAGTGAAACTGATCATTAAAACTTACCGGAACATCAAAACCTTCAGTTACAGAATAACTGGCACCATCTGCAGTTGCAATATCcatagattttattttctgtattttaaCCCCCAAGTGCTTCAAAGTTCTTGCGAATTCACTATTTATGACTGAACAAGTGGCACCTGTATCTAATAATccgtaacaattataatttaaaatgtttatttgtatgtatggcCTGTTATCATTTTCTTTCTTGAGGGTTAAGGGTGAAAGTGCTTTCTTGGACATGACGATACGAATAAAATTTAGCCAGTTCTGCCACACTTTATTAGTTTTAGAGGAGAGGTTCAGTTGGCAGGTTTCAAACCCTCCTCTTTGGCGTTTCCCTTGCAGGTACAATCTTTTGCAGTTACGCCAAAATGACCACAACGATAACAAAATATACGCTGTTTTGGCATGGTGCAAGATCTGAATAAATGACCAGATTCACGACAATTCCAGCACCGCATGTTCACACTACTTTTATTGgtggtttttatttcattaactaAGTCATTGTTAGTCATAGAATTTCTGCTCAATTTATAAGCTAAATCGGGTTCTAATGAGTAAACTGACGTTTTCGGTTCCTGAAACTTGTCACAATTAATTTTAGTTCTTTCAATGATACGCATAACATTTATTAGATCGGAAATAGAACAGAAAGTGTCCCTACATATGGCCCTTTGATAAAATGGTtgcaaatttttacaaataatcattattttttctgATTCAGTAATTTTGTTGGGGAGtctattaaacatattttgcattactgaaataaatatgagTACTGACTCATTTTTACCTTGTGTTCTAGCTTTTGCTTCGGTCAATAGTTCCTCTTGGTAGTAAGGAGATTGAAATGTCCGTTTAAGCAAGATTACCAGCTCATTCCAAGTACTTATAAACTCTCTATTTGCACGAAACCAAATTAACGCATCatccttaaaaaaatcaattgcaTGACGCCATAAATCATCCTCAGTTGCGTTCCTAGCCTCCTGAAGTTCCTCAACCCGTTCAATAAAAGCATTCACGCTAAATTTATTGTCACCATAAAAATGGACACCCCATTGACTTATAGGTACAAGCTTGCGTACTGGTCGAGTCTCCTCGAATGAAgtggaattaaataatttagagtttcGCTTTTTGCCATGAAAAGTTGGACTTTCAAAGTCCTCTTGCGCAAAACATACCTTTTTGTGTTCTAAAGaatcttttaaaatttgatCTTCTTCTACTAACACTCCGTGCAATTCCTTAGACGTAGATGCCATAGGTTTCGTCATCATATTTTCttcctttaaaagatttaaaatttttttactaTCCTCACCTATGGAGTTATGTAAAGCCTCTTTCATTTCCGGAGTTATTTCCTCCCCATCCAGTATGTCGTCTTTGCCctctaaatcttttaaagttataacggCCTTATCTAATAGTATGTTACGCCTATCTCTGTCTTCCTCTTCCGTAGGCGCGGCCAATTTCAATCTGTTGACAATGTGACACAAACGAGAAACTAGACGTTTGTACAACTGTTTATCTGGCTTTTCTTTTAACTCTGAGACATAACGCATAACATTGCTTATTTTGTCTGAACAAATGTCTAGTTCTAGCCCCGGGGTGGTAATAGATGCTTGCGGTGACTTTATTTCATAAGAGACTATCATTGAGCTTTCAGcttctaacattttttttaagataattttaagAGCTGAAACTAAGCCTGGATAAGTATACCCCCGACACGCAAGTTCGAATTCGACTTCatcttttaacaaaaattgaggatccatatttaatatacaattaaaacaaaatactatacaaaactaaaattagttGATTACAATAGCGGTATTGTGTACAATTGCCTTATATTATGTGTACCTAATATAACTAATGTAGAATTCTTTAATTACAAACAcaaagaaataaacttttatgtttatccggtaatataaataagtaaatactatcaataataatattattcgcaAAAAAAACTCAACACAATATACAGAaccacaaaataaacttttcgcCAAGAGGGAACTCTaaaagtatgtacctacatgtaCCAAACTGATTACtgtcatacataatattttaatcaaaagtaagtcttatatattatcttatttagATCTAAAGTCTGTAaatgttaacaataattaaacaaaataattatgtgcCTAATAATGTAAACTAGTATCTATTAGAATGCACTATCTAACTTAATCTATCTACTTAACCTATAAGTAACCACAAGATTAGgcagtattatattataggtaAATGCAACAAGTTAGTGTGACTTTTGTACCTAACTGCTcgccaaatattattatactaagcTTAGGTAGATGTATGGGTAACCGCATTGAATTACTAttctttttgaaatttaattgcaTACAATACACAATATTTTACAAGTTACAAACCCACGACAGGTATAATATGCCTACTGCCACTATGTAACTGCTACAATTAActtatgaataattaatatataaataaccaaCTTATGAATTACAATTAAGTATAAGCGTTATAATATACGCAAGCGCATCAATCTTATACTTCAACTAAAGATGCGTAAATAGGTATGAACAAGTTAAGTTAAGCCGTATGTAGGTATTTAGCTGCCGTTAAGCAGCCAAAGCATAACCACGATGTCAAACATAACC includes the following:
- the LOC126964799 gene encoding uncharacterized protein LOC126964799, whose protein sequence is MDPQFLLKDEVEFELACRGYTYPGLVSALKIILKKMLEAESSMIVSYEIKSPQASITTPGLELDICSDKISNVMRYVSELKEKPDKQLYKRLVSRLCHIVNRLKLAAPTEEEDRDRRNILLDKAVITLKDLEGKDDILDGEEITPEMKEALHNSIGEDSKKILNLLKEENMMTKPMASTSKELHGVLVEEDQILKDSLEHKKVCFAQEDFESPTFHGKKRNSKLFNSTSFEETRPVRKLVPISQWGVHFYGDNKFSVNAFIERVEELQEARNATEDDLWRHAIDFFKDDALIWFRANREFISTWNELVILLKRTFQSPYYQEELLTEAKARTQGTENVSLLIRTRFSL